GGGCGgtagggtctatttttgtaatttttttggccgatagattatttctttaaatatttaaaaaaaatctaaaaccgAAAAAAATTCGGTAGGTTCCCATCTTCCCAACCGAACTCAGCCCAAAAGCCCAAACATCCAAAGGCCGAAGCGGGCCCAACTCCCATGCATGTAAGCTCCCAGAAGATGCCACTGCTCCCCTCCCCGCTCGgatctctctccgccgccgccaccgccgccccacgccgcgccgccgcggctgccgggCTCTCGCCGCTCCTACTCCGGCGCCGCGCCCCTATCGCCGGCGCTCTCCTCTTCCTCAGCCTCGGCGCCTTCGCAGGGTAACGCGCCTCTCCAATCAATCTAGGAGGATTCCGCAGTTTGACCGGTGCTAACTATTGTTCATAGGATTCGATGGGATTCAAAGATTTGGTCATATGATTCGAAATGAATGGGGACGGTTTGAGTTCTTGGTTGCTCACAGATGTGATGTATAGGAACTATTGTGCCGATTGTGCTTAAATGCGAAGTGCTTCACTCTTTTTACCTTGATGGAGGATGGGAGTGGTGTTATATTTACAGCCTAGTTACATCAAAGTAATGTAGTCACTTTGGATTTGTTTTCTGGACTGGTAAATAACCAGTATGGGAACTTTACAGGGTGAGAAGTCTCAGCTCTTCAGCTTCTGCTCGAATGGAGTCTACTTCCACCACTGTGCCTTCCATTGTTGTGTATGTGACAGTTCCTAATAAAGAAGCAGGTACATTGTTTATATGTGACACTAGACTTGTacttttgtgataactttgttactaaatttgtagttttgtgatagtccACCTTAAATCTGCAGTTCTGTGAGAAaattaaatctgtaattttgtgatacatcatctcaaatctatagttttatgataatttggctaaaatatacttcctccgtttcacaatgtaa
The sequence above is drawn from the Oryza glaberrima chromosome 10, OglaRS2, whole genome shotgun sequence genome and encodes:
- the LOC127752424 gene encoding protein CutA 1, chloroplastic — encoded protein: MHVSSQKMPLLPSPLGSLSAAATAAPRRAAAAAGLSPLLLRRRAPIAGALLFLSLGAFAGVRSLSSSASARMESTSTTVPSIVVYVTVPNKEAGKRLAGSIISEKLAACVNIVPGIESVYWWEGKVQTDAEELLIIKTRESLLDALTEHVKANHEYDVPEVIALPIKGGNLKYLEWLKNSTRES